From a single Nostoc edaphicum CCNP1411 genomic region:
- the lipA gene encoding lipoyl synthase gives MISSQQAELKSEIMAMPSWLRRPIGKASEISTVQRIIKQRQIHTICEEGRCPNRGECYAQKTATFLLMGPTCTRSCAFCQVDKGHAPMPLDLEEPQKIAQAVQLLGLRYVVLTSVARDDLPDQGAGHFVQTIATIRQLNPETQIEVLTPDFWGGAGVGESGQRQRIAMIVKAKPACFNHNIETVRRLTGPVRRGAKYDRSLLVLAIVKEIDPTIPTKSGLMLGHGETLDEVVEAMTDLRAVGCDRLTIGQYMRPTLEHLPVQKYWNPEEFEQLGILAWEMGFNHVRSGPLVRSSYHAGEEGVGK, from the coding sequence ATGATTTCGTCACAACAAGCCGAACTCAAGTCTGAAATTATGGCAATGCCTAGCTGGTTACGTCGCCCTATTGGCAAAGCCAGTGAAATCTCTACCGTACAACGCATTATTAAGCAGCGCCAGATTCACACGATTTGCGAAGAAGGACGCTGTCCCAACCGGGGAGAGTGCTATGCCCAAAAAACTGCAACTTTCTTACTAATGGGGCCTACTTGCACACGCTCTTGTGCTTTCTGTCAAGTAGATAAAGGTCATGCACCAATGCCTCTTGATTTAGAGGAACCCCAAAAGATCGCACAGGCGGTGCAGCTTTTAGGATTGCGTTATGTGGTGCTGACTTCTGTAGCTCGTGATGACTTGCCCGATCAAGGCGCAGGGCACTTTGTGCAGACGATCGCGACTATCCGCCAGTTAAACCCAGAGACTCAAATTGAGGTGCTGACCCCAGATTTTTGGGGTGGTGCTGGTGTTGGGGAATCAGGTCAACGCCAGCGGATAGCGATGATTGTGAAAGCCAAACCAGCTTGTTTCAATCACAATATTGAGACAGTACGACGGTTAACTGGGCCAGTGCGTCGGGGTGCCAAGTACGATCGCTCGCTCTTGGTGCTGGCTATAGTCAAAGAAATCGATCCGACAATTCCCACCAAATCAGGTTTGATGCTAGGACACGGAGAAACACTTGATGAAGTCGTTGAAGCAATGACCGATTTAAGGGCTGTGGGGTGCGATCGCCTGACTATCGGGCAGTATATGCGTCCAACTCTTGAACATCTGCCAGTCCAAAAATATTGGAATCCAGAGGAATTCGAGCAACTTGGCATATTAGCATGGGAAATGGGATTCAATCATGTTCGTTCTGGGCCTCTGGTTCGCAGTTCCTATCATGCTGGAGAGGAGGGAGTGGGGAAGTAG
- a CDS encoding cytochrome P450 has translation MQLPNPLKTPSLLQKLHWVADPVGYMENATQKYPDIFTGRTIGFGDTIVFVNHPQAIQEILTNDRKKFVAAGELNRITEAFVGENSILMLDGSPHKWLRQLMTPCFHGQRMQVYGQLICNLSDRVFSQLPLDQPFLARNVAQNISLELILQIVLGLYEGERFEKLKHLLPLMLDLFRSPVTSSFFFFRFLQQDLGAWSPWGKFLRDRETIYQLLYAEIAERRQKPNSERVDILSLLMSAQDETGQLMTDHQLRDQLMSLIIAGYETTATAIAWGFYWIYHKPLVREKLFKELDTLGDFPDPMSIYRLPYLTAVCNETLRIHPVLMILFPRVVRESVELLGHPLETGTVLLPSVYLTHQREDLYPQPKEFRPERFIERQFSPYEFLPFGGGVRRCMGEALALFQMKLVLATILSRYQFALVNEQPERLQRRGFTLAPASGIKMIVTGRREPLESLVKMKTASVS, from the coding sequence ATGCAACTACCTAATCCTCTCAAAACTCCTTCTTTACTACAAAAGCTTCATTGGGTTGCTGACCCTGTGGGCTACATGGAAAATGCAACTCAAAAATATCCGGATATTTTTACTGGTAGGACAATTGGCTTTGGGGACACTATAGTATTTGTGAATCATCCTCAGGCAATCCAAGAAATTTTAACGAATGATAGAAAGAAATTTGTAGCTGCTGGTGAACTCAACAGAATTACTGAAGCCTTTGTGGGAGAAAATTCAATCCTCATGCTTGATGGCAGTCCTCACAAATGGCTACGACAATTGATGACGCCTTGTTTTCATGGACAGCGAATGCAAGTCTACGGCCAACTAATCTGTAATCTGAGCGATAGAGTTTTTAGTCAGTTACCACTTGATCAGCCCTTTTTGGCTCGTAATGTCGCACAGAACATATCCTTGGAACTCATCTTACAGATTGTATTAGGCTTGTATGAAGGAGAAAGATTTGAGAAACTTAAGCATCTACTGCCATTGATGTTAGATTTGTTTCGCTCACCTGTCACTTCCAGTTTTTTCTTTTTCCGATTCTTGCAACAGGATTTAGGAGCTTGGAGTCCTTGGGGAAAGTTTCTGCGCGATCGGGAGACAATCTATCAATTGCTCTATGCCGAAATTGCCGAACGCCGACAAAAACCTAATTCAGAACGCGTCGATATCCTCTCCTTACTGATGTCAGCTCAAGATGAAACTGGTCAATTAATGACAGATCATCAATTGCGCGATCAGTTGATGAGCCTAATAATTGCAGGATATGAAACTACTGCAACAGCAATAGCTTGGGGATTCTATTGGATTTACCATAAGCCGCTAGTCCGTGAAAAACTTTTCAAGGAACTGGATACCCTTGGTGATTTCCCAGATCCTATGAGCATTTATCGGCTACCATATCTCACTGCTGTCTGTAATGAAACCTTGCGAATTCATCCTGTTTTGATGATTTTATTCCCTAGAGTGGTACGAGAATCAGTTGAACTTTTGGGACATCCTTTAGAGACTGGAACAGTATTGCTTCCCAGTGTTTATCTTACTCATCAACGCGAAGATTTATATCCTCAACCTAAGGAGTTTCGACCAGAGCGCTTTATAGAACGCCAATTTTCTCCCTATGAATTTCTGCCTTTTGGTGGTGGTGTCCGTCGTTGTATGGGTGAGGCTTTAGCCTTATTTCAAATGAAACTAGTATTAGCCACCATCCTGTCACGTTATCAGTTCGCATTAGTTAATGAGCAACCTGAGCGACTTCAGCGCCGAGGTTTTACCCTAGCACCTGCTAGTGGAATCAAGATGATAGTTACAGGACGACGTGAGCCTTTAGAGTCTTTAGTGAAGATGAAAACTGCATCCGTATCCTAG
- a CDS encoding trifunctional serine/threonine-protein kinase/ATP-binding protein/sensor histidine kinase, producing MLVVLDTLYAFPGYRITEDIYSGSKTLVYRAIREKDKKPVVLKLMRNEYPTFAEIAQFRNQYIITKNLELPGIVKTYSLESYRNSYVLVMEDFGGISLQDWRLEDKGKKENWLSLNEFFHIAIKIASTLEGLHRDRIIHKDIKPANILINPTTDEIKLIDFSIATLLPREIQFLTNPNILEGTLAYISPEQTGRMNRGIDYRTDFYSLGVTFFQLLTGQLPFTSKDPMELVYSHIAKQPPRASRINSNIPSILSDIISKLMAKNAEDRYQSVLGLKHDLEMCQNQWQETGNIAPFELGVRDVSDRFVIPEKLYGRQSEVETLLAAFKRVTEGATEMILVAGFSGIGKTAVVNEVHKPIVRQRSYFIKGKFDQFQRNIPLSGLVQAFRDLIGQLLSETDAQIQRWKAKILRELGTQTQVIIDVIPELEQIIGKQPPVTELSGSAAQNRFNVLFQKFIQIFTTKEHPLVLFIDDLQWADIASLKLIQLLMCERALSSLSNDTEQMFENKGGFLLVGSYRDNEVSKAHPLYLTLQEVEQSGAIINTITLAPLNQGDLNHLIADSLHCPEVVAVPLTQMVFAKTKGNPFFSVQFLKSLNDDGLIVLNFDVGYWQYDISKVKKLALTDDVVEFIGLQIEKLPIYTQKVLKLAACIGNQFDLKTLALVHEKSVVDTASDLWQALLDGLVLPQTENYNIFSKDNTNQEFIVHGIESTQFPISNLQLPKYKFVHDRVQQAAYSLITEEEKKPIHLKIGLLLFNNIPVAEQEEKIFELVNQFNIAAEFISPQAKRDELAQMNLIAGRKALASTAYLAAVKYLTTGIQLLTDDSWQTKYELILALYETAAEAAYLDGDFEQTEQLAEIVLARGKTLIDKVKVYKVKIKVYGAQNQALKGINTALAFLKLFGVEFPKHPSQSDVQLVMAEIASNLAGRRIEDLINLPEMTEAKILAVMSILSTTHALTYQAIPELFPLILVKQINLSLQYGNAPLSAFVYVNYGLILCALVGDIESGYQFGKLAVNLLSRLQIKEISAKVLGSFHPLVRPWKEQAKEILKPLLEAYSIGIQTGDLEYAAYSLHAYSYCSYFIGRELSGLEQEMANYNNAIRQIKQETVFQWGTVYRQSVLNLLGRAENSSCLIGEVYNEDKMLPIHLETKDGLGLLYLYVSKLHLCYLFHEFHQAVENATLAKKYLDAATGHLVIPVFHFYDSLAGLAVYSDVSGSEQKSILDRVQANQEKMEHWAHHAPMNYLHKYYLVEAERYRIGSKYLEAMEFYDRAILLAKEHEYINEEALAQELTAKFYLEWGKHKIAQTYLIDAYYSYVRWGALAKVDDLAKRYSQLLAPMFQQEKLSIHSSEESTSLHNTSISSLSTLSNQQTVIGSKTSISDSLDLAAFIKASQALSGEIELERLLSTLMEVVMENAGASKCALILSEGDNLALTVTAVCSSSNFDHTHTEFPSTSLESSYDVPITLINYVKRSREILVIDDAMTVSFLVGDSYILSEEPKSLLSIPLLNQGKLIGIIYLENHLTTGAFTRDRIEILKLLTTQAAISLENAILYRNLAQAKESLEEYNHTLEEKVQERTQELNDKNHCLQQTLQELQRTQIQLIQSEKMSSLGQMVAGIAHEINNPINFINGNITHASEYVQDLLDLVVAYQQEYPRPSPLIEEKAEEIDIDFLSEDLPKILDSMKVGSSRIRNIVLGLRNFSRLDESEMKPVDVHEGIDNSLMILQHRFKEKSNFTEIEVIKEYGKLPEVICYPGQLNQVFMNILSNAIDALQEAFFIDHPSLVNDKEQTTKQIDASAASHRVGQIHIFTELTDYNTAIIKIADNGSGMTKAVQQKIFDPFFTTKSVGSGTGLGLSISYQIIVDKHKGSLTCDSTLGKGTEFTIEIPMQQSDI from the coding sequence ATGTTAGTAGTATTAGATACTTTATATGCATTTCCTGGTTATCGCATTACCGAGGATATTTACTCAGGTAGTAAAACCCTGGTTTATCGGGCCATTAGAGAAAAAGACAAAAAACCAGTCGTTCTCAAATTGATGCGGAACGAATATCCGACGTTCGCGGAAATCGCCCAGTTCCGAAATCAATATATCATCACCAAAAACCTTGAGCTTCCTGGCATAGTCAAAACTTATAGCTTAGAAAGCTACCGTAACAGCTACGTCTTAGTAATGGAAGATTTTGGCGGCATTTCCCTCCAAGACTGGCGACTGGAGGACAAGGGGAAGAAGGAAAACTGGCTTTCCCTCAATGAGTTTTTCCATATTGCTATTAAAATTGCTTCTACCCTTGAAGGACTGCATCGCGATCGCATCATTCACAAAGACATCAAGCCTGCCAATATCCTAATAAACCCTACCACAGATGAAATAAAACTCATCGACTTTAGTATTGCCACCCTCCTACCAAGAGAAATCCAATTTCTTACGAATCCCAACATCTTAGAAGGCACCCTGGCTTACATTTCCCCAGAACAAACTGGAAGGATGAACCGAGGTATCGACTACCGCACTGATTTTTATTCCCTTGGTGTTACTTTCTTTCAACTCCTTACCGGACAGTTACCCTTCACCAGCAAAGATCCGATGGAGTTAGTTTACTCTCACATTGCCAAACAACCGCCAAGAGCAAGCCGAATTAACTCTAATATTCCATCAATTTTGTCTGACATCATCAGTAAGCTAATGGCAAAAAATGCCGAAGACCGCTATCAGAGTGTCTTGGGGTTAAAGCATGACTTAGAGATGTGCCAAAACCAGTGGCAAGAAACAGGAAATATTGCACCCTTTGAACTAGGTGTGAGAGACGTCTCAGATCGTTTCGTAATCCCTGAAAAACTCTATGGTCGCCAAAGTGAAGTTGAAACCCTACTTGCTGCTTTTAAGCGCGTTACAGAGGGGGCAACAGAAATGATCTTAGTCGCGGGTTTCTCTGGCATTGGCAAAACGGCTGTGGTCAATGAAGTCCACAAACCGATTGTGCGGCAGCGTAGTTACTTCATCAAAGGAAAATTTGACCAGTTTCAACGCAATATTCCTTTATCAGGATTGGTGCAAGCCTTTCGGGATTTAATCGGGCAACTGCTCTCGGAAACTGATGCCCAAATTCAACGCTGGAAAGCCAAAATTCTGCGGGAATTGGGTACACAAACTCAGGTGATTATTGATGTAATTCCTGAACTCGAACAAATTATTGGCAAGCAACCTCCGGTTACAGAACTGTCTGGTAGTGCTGCCCAAAATCGGTTCAATGTATTGTTTCAAAAATTCATCCAAATATTCACAACGAAAGAACATCCTTTAGTTCTCTTTATTGATGACTTGCAATGGGCAGATATAGCTTCTTTAAAATTAATTCAGTTATTAATGTGTGAAAGAGCATTGTCTTCTCTATCAAACGATACAGAACAGATGTTTGAAAACAAGGGTGGATTCTTGTTAGTTGGTTCCTATCGAGATAATGAAGTTTCCAAAGCACATCCACTCTATTTGACATTACAGGAGGTTGAACAATCAGGAGCAATTATTAATACGATCACCCTAGCACCATTAAATCAGGGTGACTTAAATCATCTCATTGCTGATAGCCTACATTGTCCTGAAGTAGTTGCGGTTCCTCTCACCCAGATGGTCTTTGCCAAAACTAAAGGCAACCCCTTCTTTTCCGTTCAATTTCTCAAATCTTTAAACGATGATGGCTTAATCGTATTAAACTTTGATGTTGGTTATTGGCAATATGATATTTCAAAAGTTAAAAAATTAGCTCTCACAGATGATGTAGTAGAATTTATCGGACTGCAAATAGAAAAATTGCCCATATATACCCAAAAAGTTCTGAAGCTTGCTGCCTGTATTGGTAATCAATTTGACTTAAAAACTTTAGCGCTTGTCCATGAAAAATCTGTAGTAGATACTGCATCAGACTTGTGGCAAGCATTACTTGATGGTCTAGTTTTACCACAGACTGAAAATTACAACATCTTTTCAAAAGATAATACTAATCAAGAATTTATTGTTCATGGAATAGAATCTACACAATTTCCAATTTCTAATTTACAGTTACCTAAATATAAATTTGTCCATGACCGCGTGCAGCAAGCTGCTTATTCTTTAATTACCGAAGAAGAAAAAAAGCCAATTCACTTAAAAATTGGGCTACTATTATTCAACAATATTCCTGTTGCAGAACAGGAAGAAAAGATTTTTGAACTTGTTAATCAATTTAATATCGCAGCGGAATTTATCTCCCCTCAAGCTAAACGAGATGAACTGGCCCAGATGAATCTAATTGCTGGACGTAAAGCTTTAGCATCAACAGCTTATCTTGCTGCTGTGAAGTATTTAACTACTGGTATTCAATTGCTGACAGATGATAGTTGGCAGACGAAATATGAGCTAATCCTAGCTTTGTATGAGACAGCCGCAGAGGCGGCGTACTTGGACGGCGACTTTGAGCAAACCGAGCAGTTAGCAGAGATAGTGTTGGCACGAGGGAAAACTCTCATAGATAAAGTTAAAGTTTACAAAGTAAAAATTAAAGTCTATGGAGCGCAAAACCAAGCACTCAAAGGAATTAATACTGCACTAGCTTTTTTGAAGCTTTTTGGAGTGGAGTTTCCTAAACATCCAAGCCAATCTGATGTTCAGCTAGTAATGGCAGAAATAGCATCAAATCTAGCTGGGAGGCGTATTGAAGATTTAATTAATCTGCCAGAAATGACAGAAGCTAAAATACTGGCAGTTATGAGTATTCTATCAACTACTCATGCTTTGACCTATCAAGCTATTCCTGAGCTATTCCCACTTATTCTTGTTAAACAGATAAACTTATCCCTACAATATGGCAACGCACCATTGTCTGCCTTTGTCTATGTTAATTATGGACTAATACTGTGTGCGCTAGTGGGAGATATTGAGTCCGGCTATCAATTTGGTAAACTAGCTGTAAATCTTTTGTCTAGGTTACAAATTAAAGAAATTAGTGCGAAAGTACTTGGATCTTTTCATCCACTTGTTAGACCTTGGAAGGAGCAAGCCAAGGAAATATTAAAACCTTTGTTGGAAGCTTACTCTATCGGTATTCAAACAGGAGATTTAGAGTACGCAGCTTATTCTCTACACGCTTATTCTTACTGTTCATATTTTATCGGTAGAGAACTGTCAGGGCTAGAACAAGAAATGGCAAATTACAATAATGCCATTAGACAAATCAAGCAAGAAACAGTATTTCAATGGGGTACTGTTTATCGGCAGAGTGTATTGAACTTGCTAGGGCGTGCAGAAAATTCGTCTTGTTTAATTGGTGAAGTTTATAACGAAGATAAAATGCTGCCGATTCACTTGGAAACTAAAGATGGACTCGGACTTCTATATCTGTATGTCAGCAAACTTCATCTCTGTTATCTATTTCATGAATTCCATCAGGCAGTTGAAAATGCCACACTGGCGAAAAAATATTTAGATGCAGCAACAGGACATCTAGTTATTCCAGTTTTCCATTTTTATGATTCTTTGGCAGGTCTGGCTGTGTATTCTGACGTATCCGGCTCTGAGCAAAAATCCATTCTCGATCGGGTTCAAGCCAATCAAGAAAAAATGGAGCATTGGGCACATCATGCTCCAATGAATTATTTGCACAAATATTATCTTGTAGAGGCTGAACGCTATCGGATTGGAAGTAAATATCTCGAAGCAATGGAATTCTACGATCGCGCTATCTTGCTTGCCAAAGAACATGAGTATATTAATGAAGAAGCCCTTGCTCAAGAACTTACTGCCAAATTCTATTTAGAATGGGGTAAACATAAGATTGCCCAAACCTACCTAATAGATGCTTACTATAGCTATGTTCGCTGGGGAGCGTTAGCCAAAGTTGACGATTTGGCAAAACGCTATTCCCAATTACTGGCTCCTATGTTTCAGCAAGAAAAACTGAGTATCCATTCCAGCGAGGAAAGCACTTCTTTACATAACACATCTATATCATCTTTATCTACCCTGAGTAATCAACAAACTGTTATTGGCTCGAAGACAAGTATTTCTGATTCTCTGGATTTAGCCGCATTCATTAAAGCATCTCAAGCACTCTCTGGCGAAATCGAGCTTGAGCGACTACTTTCTACTTTGATGGAAGTTGTGATGGAGAATGCAGGAGCTTCTAAATGCGCTTTAATTTTGAGTGAAGGTGATAACTTAGCATTAACTGTTACAGCAGTTTGTTCAAGTTCAAATTTTGATCATACCCACACCGAGTTTCCATCAACTTCTTTGGAGTCAAGTTACGATGTTCCCATTACTTTGATTAACTACGTTAAACGATCTAGAGAAATTTTGGTTATTGATGATGCAATGACTGTTTCCTTTTTAGTAGGTGATAGCTACATTCTGAGTGAAGAACCTAAGAGTTTGTTGTCTATACCTCTTCTAAATCAAGGTAAATTGATTGGAATTATTTACCTAGAAAATCATTTAACGACAGGAGCATTTACACGCGATCGCATAGAAATCCTTAAACTCCTTACTACTCAAGCAGCAATATCCCTAGAGAATGCTATCCTCTACAGAAATTTGGCACAAGCTAAAGAAAGCTTGGAGGAATACAACCATACCCTAGAGGAAAAAGTCCAGGAAAGAACGCAGGAACTCAACGACAAAAATCACTGTTTGCAACAAACTCTACAAGAATTGCAACGTACCCAAATCCAATTGATTCAAAGTGAAAAAATGTCTTCTTTAGGACAAATGGTGGCAGGAATTGCCCATGAAATCAATAACCCTATTAACTTTATTAATGGCAATATTACTCATGCTAGTGAGTATGTCCAAGATTTGCTGGATTTGGTAGTTGCTTATCAGCAGGAATATCCCCGTCCTTCGCCTTTAATTGAGGAAAAAGCTGAGGAGATTGATATAGATTTTCTATCAGAAGACTTGCCAAAGATTCTAGATTCAATGAAAGTGGGGAGTTCGCGTATCCGGAATATTGTTTTAGGCTTACGCAACTTTTCTCGCCTAGATGAATCTGAGATGAAGCCTGTGGATGTTCATGAGGGAATAGACAACAGCTTAATGATTTTACAACACCGATTTAAAGAAAAGAGCAATTTTACTGAAATTGAAGTCATCAAAGAATACGGAAAATTACCGGAAGTTATTTGTTACCCTGGTCAACTCAATCAGGTGTTTATGAATATCTTGAGTAATGCAATCGATGCTTTACAAGAGGCATTTTTCATTGATCATCCATCATTGGTAAATGACAAAGAACAAACAACAAAACAAATAGACGCGTCAGCGGCTTCTCATAGAGTAGGACAAATTCACATCTTTACTGAACTAACAGATTATAATACGGCGATAATTAAGATTGCCGATAACGGTTCTGGTATGACAAAAGCAGTGCAGCAGAAAATCTTTGACCCATTTTTTACCACTAAGTCGGTAGGAAGTGGTACGGGGTTGGGGTTGTCGATTAGCTATCAGATTATTGTGGACAAACACAAGGGTAGTTTAACCTGTGATTCCACATTAGGAAAGGGGACTGAGTTTACTATTGAGATACCGATGCAACAGTCAGATATCTAG
- a CDS encoding sensor histidine kinase: protein MNYEQDIKMLYAPEDSLILVVDDTTTNLEIVFDILMNVGFKVITENDGKRAIQQVEYRLPDLILLDVMMPGIDGFETCKLLKENSATCDIPIIFMTANSDTDSKVKGLSIGAVDYITKPFHEEELLARIKTHLQLRNLTKTLEKRVAERTAALSKALKDLQESQLQLVQTEKMSALGQLVAGVAHEINNPVGFIHGNLGHASVYFQDMINIINLYQQHYPNPVPEIQEEIAAIDLKYMLADLPNLISSMKEGVQRIRNISTSLRTFSRADSDRKIYCNIHDGIDSTIMILKHRLKASENRPDIQVIKDYDSLPELECFIGQLNQVFMNLLANAIDALEESNVGRTYIEIEANPNKVLIQTTLTEDKNHILIRIKDNGMGMSTDVQQKIFDYLFTTKPVGQGTGLGLSIARQIVVEKHGGTLEVNSVLGEGSEFIIKLPIQ from the coding sequence ATGAATTACGAGCAAGATATAAAGATGCTTTATGCCCCAGAAGATAGTTTAATTTTAGTAGTAGATGATACTACTACTAATTTAGAAATTGTCTTTGATATATTAATGAATGTAGGATTTAAAGTCATTACAGAAAATGATGGGAAAAGAGCAATTCAACAGGTTGAGTATAGACTACCTGACTTGATTTTATTAGATGTAATGATGCCGGGAATAGATGGCTTTGAAACCTGTAAACTTCTAAAAGAAAATTCAGCTACTTGTGATATTCCTATAATTTTTATGACAGCTAATTCTGATACTGATAGTAAGGTAAAGGGTCTAAGTATAGGAGCAGTTGATTACATCACAAAACCTTTTCATGAAGAAGAATTATTAGCTAGAATTAAAACCCATCTTCAATTACGAAATCTCACAAAAACTTTAGAAAAGCGAGTTGCAGAAAGAACAGCCGCGTTATCTAAAGCATTAAAAGACCTACAAGAATCTCAACTTCAGCTTGTACAGACAGAAAAAATGTCTGCTCTTGGTCAATTAGTAGCAGGAGTTGCTCATGAAATTAATAATCCAGTTGGTTTTATTCATGGAAATCTCGGACACGCTTCAGTATATTTCCAAGACATGATTAATATTATTAACCTCTATCAGCAGCATTATCCTAATCCGGTTCCAGAAATTCAAGAGGAAATTGCAGCTATAGATTTGAAGTATATGCTTGCCGATCTACCTAATTTAATTTCTTCAATGAAAGAGGGAGTTCAGCGCATTCGCAACATTAGTACCAGTTTGAGAACCTTTTCTCGAGCAGATAGCGATCGCAAAATTTATTGCAATATTCATGATGGCATCGACAGTACCATCATGATTCTCAAACACCGCTTAAAAGCATCTGAGAATCGTCCTGATATTCAAGTAATTAAAGATTACGATAGTTTGCCAGAATTAGAATGCTTTATTGGACAACTAAATCAGGTATTTATGAATTTACTAGCTAATGCTATTGATGCTTTAGAGGAGTCTAATGTCGGACGCACCTATATTGAAATTGAAGCAAATCCCAATAAAGTTTTGATTCAGACTACTCTTACTGAAGATAAAAATCATATCTTGATTCGGATTAAGGATAATGGCATGGGAATGTCAACTGATGTCCAGCAAAAAATCTTTGACTATTTATTCACCACCAAGCCTGTGGGTCAAGGCACAGGATTAGGATTATCAATTGCCCGTCAAATTGTTGTCGAAAAACATGGAGGAACTTTAGAAGTAAATTCAGTCTTAGGAGAAGGTTCAGAGTTTATCATTAAGCTTCCCATTCAATAA
- a CDS encoding terpene synthase family protein, giving the protein MNQLLYPGLYCPFPSQINKHVDVLEEYALEWVTRFNLLANESSYRRFCKSKFFFLAASAYPNCQLEELKIANDWLSWVFIWDDQCDLSNLGREPNVLKDFHRRFLEVLNGAELTSKDIPLAYALNDLRKRILQRSSQEWFHYFVARYEGYFDGCVQEAINRAQEITPDIESYMLIRRLSLGGYLCLALMEFCNHLTIPDFLRNHEVMKELKVMTINILAWCNDIFSVHREMSSGDVHNLVLLIHYQQNLSLETSIIAASKIHDQELCHLKEFELSIPSFGEQLDTELANYISGIHSWISANLTWYYHSGRYQTIERLELTQ; this is encoded by the coding sequence ATGAACCAATTACTTTACCCTGGTCTATACTGTCCATTTCCATCCCAGATTAATAAGCATGTTGATGTTCTAGAAGAGTATGCTCTTGAATGGGTAACTCGCTTTAACCTCTTGGCTAATGAATCATCTTATAGGCGTTTTTGCAAATCAAAGTTTTTCTTCCTAGCAGCAAGTGCTTATCCTAACTGCCAGCTTGAAGAATTGAAAATTGCAAATGATTGGTTAAGCTGGGTGTTTATTTGGGATGACCAATGTGATTTATCAAATTTAGGAAGAGAACCTAATGTTCTCAAAGATTTTCATAGAAGATTTTTGGAAGTATTGAATGGCGCAGAACTTACGAGTAAGGATATACCACTTGCTTATGCCTTAAATGATTTACGAAAACGGATACTTCAAAGAAGCAGTCAAGAATGGTTTCATTACTTTGTTGCTCGCTATGAAGGCTACTTCGATGGATGTGTCCAAGAAGCAATTAACCGAGCACAAGAAATTACACCCGATATTGAGAGTTATATGCTTATACGTAGGTTAAGTTTAGGGGGGTATCTTTGCCTTGCATTGATGGAATTTTGTAATCATTTAACAATTCCTGATTTTCTTCGGAATCATGAGGTGATGAAAGAGTTAAAAGTGATGACAATTAACATTCTTGCCTGGTGTAATGATATTTTCTCTGTACATAGAGAAATGTCAAGTGGCGATGTTCATAATTTAGTATTACTAATTCATTATCAACAAAATCTTTCTTTAGAAACATCAATTATTGCAGCTAGCAAAATACACGATCAAGAATTATGCCACTTAAAAGAGTTTGAATTATCTATTCCATCTTTTGGAGAACAATTAGATACTGAACTTGCCAATTACATATCAGGAATACATAGCTGGATATCTGCTAACCTGACTTGGTATTATCACTCTGGTCGCTACCAAACTATAGAAAGATTGGAGTTAACTCAATAA
- a CDS encoding response regulator encodes MASNKILVIDDTTVVRVKVREMLPPGNFEVLEAKDGLEGLNFILQEKLSLIMLDFLLPKMSGWEVFQKVQADPELRKIPLVIMSGRKEEVTEKITEPFEYFEFLGKPFDQKQLISAIKLAMTKAKQPRPELVAVGAAVAVKNSTATASGVATATMPTVASNVAPSVANTAMPTAASNADPSTGGVSNAEINALNEKIVKMQAEIDGLKKQLTQVVTFIKQKIK; translated from the coding sequence GTGGCAAGCAACAAGATTTTAGTTATCGATGACACTACAGTTGTCAGAGTAAAAGTACGAGAAATGTTGCCTCCGGGCAATTTTGAGGTACTGGAAGCAAAAGATGGTTTGGAAGGACTAAATTTTATCCTTCAGGAAAAACTCAGCCTGATTATGCTGGATTTCCTGTTGCCTAAAATGAGTGGCTGGGAGGTTTTCCAGAAAGTTCAAGCCGATCCGGAGTTAAGGAAAATTCCTTTAGTGATTATGTCTGGTCGCAAGGAAGAGGTGACCGAGAAAATTACAGAACCCTTTGAATATTTTGAATTTCTGGGCAAGCCTTTTGATCAGAAGCAACTAATTAGCGCAATTAAGTTAGCTATGACCAAGGCGAAACAGCCGCGCCCAGAACTCGTAGCAGTAGGAGCAGCAGTTGCTGTTAAAAATAGCACGGCTACAGCTTCTGGTGTTGCAACTGCTACGATGCCTACGGTGGCAAGCAACGTAGCCCCTAGTGTCGCAAATACTGCGATGCCTACGGCGGCAAGCAACGCAGATCCTAGTACTGGAGGAGTCTCCAACGCAGAAATTAATGCGTTGAACGAGAAAATTGTCAAAATGCAAGCAGAAATTGATGGTTTGAAGAAACAGCTAACTCAGGTTGTGACTTTTATTAAACAAAAAATCAAGTAG